The Tenacibaculum jejuense genome includes a window with the following:
- a CDS encoding 2TM domain-containing protein has protein sequence MEYSREEEIRYMKALKKVQEIKEFYGHILVYVIVIPILIFINLKFTPQFHWFWFSIVGWGVGLLSHAFQVFEGFKLIMGKDWEERKINEYIKEYNRNGK, from the coding sequence ATGGAGTATTCTAGAGAAGAGGAAATTAGATATATGAAAGCACTTAAAAAAGTGCAAGAAATCAAAGAGTTTTATGGTCATATACTAGTATATGTCATTGTAATTCCAATACTAATTTTTATCAATTTGAAATTTACGCCACAATTTCATTGGTTTTGGTTTTCTATTGTTGGTTGGGGAGTAGGATTGTTATCTCACGCCTTTCAGGTATTTGAAGGATTTAAATTGATAATGGGAAAAGATTGGGAAGAACGTAAGATTAATGAGTACATAAAAGAATACAACAGAAATGGAAAATAA
- a CDS encoding 2TM domain-containing protein, with protein sequence MENNYIEEQRYLKAKKKVKEIKGFYVHLALYLLNTPIIIYTNLTFSPQFHWFWFSVLGWGIAIGIHAFVTFSDNLFGKDWEERKIKEIMNKN encoded by the coding sequence ATGGAAAATAATTACATTGAAGAACAACGCTATTTAAAAGCAAAGAAAAAAGTTAAGGAAATTAAAGGTTTTTATGTGCATTTAGCATTATATCTATTAAACACACCAATCATTATATATACTAATTTAACTTTTTCTCCACAGTTTCATTGGTTTTGGTTTTCTGTGTTAGGTTGGGGAATAGCTATAGGAATTCATGCGTTTGTAACTTTTAGTGATAATTTATTTGGTAAAGATTGGGAAGAACGTAAGATTAAAGAAATCATGAATAAAAATTAA
- a CDS encoding 2TM domain-containing protein — protein sequence MEQDFLQEQRYLKAKKKVKDIKGFYAHFVVYILVNLFLSCIIIVGLMSDEGDSFEEAISNFGVYSTWLFWGIGVFFHWLGVFGFGNLLSKEWEDRKIKEFMEKDKNRSQKMLNK from the coding sequence ATGGAACAAGATTTTTTACAAGAACAACGCTATTTAAAAGCGAAAAAGAAAGTTAAAGATATTAAAGGTTTTTATGCTCACTTTGTAGTTTACATTCTAGTGAATTTATTTTTAAGTTGTATTATAATAGTAGGTTTAATGAGTGATGAAGGTGATTCTTTTGAAGAAGCCATTAGTAACTTTGGAGTTTACTCTACATGGTTGTTTTGGGGAATTGGAGTTTTCTTTCATTGGTTAGGTGTTTTCGGATTTGGAAATTTACTGTCAAAAGAATGGGAAGACCGTAAGATAAAAGAGTTTATGGAGAAAGATAAAAATAGAAGTCAAAAAATGTTAAATAAGTAA
- a CDS encoding 2TM domain-containing protein — MFIRDYNQENEYIKAKKRVDEIKTFYKQLAVYVIINTFISTMKIRRNLLNGESFEEAFFDFGTFAVWIFWGIAIVFQALRLFGTDYFFGKEWERRKIEKFMGEEKDKRNRMLRS, encoded by the coding sequence ATGTTTATTAGAGATTACAATCAAGAAAATGAATATATAAAAGCTAAAAAGAGAGTAGATGAAATTAAGACTTTTTACAAACAATTAGCAGTTTATGTGATTATAAATACTTTTATTTCTACTATGAAAATCAGAAGAAATCTATTAAATGGAGAGTCTTTTGAAGAAGCTTTTTTTGATTTTGGAACTTTTGCTGTTTGGATTTTTTGGGGAATTGCAATTGTATTTCAAGCTTTACGATTGTTTGGAACAGATTATTTCTTTGGAAAAGAATGGGAAAGAAGAAAAATAGAAAAATTTATGGGTGAAGAAAAAGATAAAAGAAATAGAATGTTAAGAAGTTAA
- a CDS encoding 2TM domain-containing protein → MILDVKKNKYLLAKKEAAKIKSFYDHVTVYLVINIVVALSSYLSEINFHIFGGFKISNLWYNFENFKVYPLWAVWGIIVVFQAIDVYAISALLGKNWEEQKIKELIEKDKKQANKYID, encoded by the coding sequence ATGATATTAGATGTAAAGAAAAATAAGTATCTCTTAGCCAAGAAAGAAGCTGCTAAAATAAAATCGTTTTACGATCATGTGACAGTGTATCTGGTTATTAATATAGTAGTTGCTTTATCATCTTATCTATCAGAAATAAACTTTCATATATTCGGTGGTTTTAAAATTAGTAATCTTTGGTATAATTTTGAAAATTTTAAAGTCTACCCTTTATGGGCTGTTTGGGGAATTATTGTCGTTTTTCAAGCGATAGACGTTTATGCAATATCAGCACTATTAGGAAAGAATTGGGAAGAGCAAAAAATTAAAGAGCTGATAGAAAAAGACAAAAAACAAGCAAATAAATATATAGACTAA
- a CDS encoding LytR/AlgR family response regulator transcription factor — translation MNVLIIEDEKPAARRLNRMLAELNIEVNTMLHSVEEALNWFQTNEHPDLIFLDIQLSDGLSFEIFEEIPVKSAIIFTTAYDEYALKAFKLNSIDYLLKPIDDEELKVAVDKYKEQQPKSNNIQVDINEIRKLLINPIDRKYKKRFTIKIGQHIKIIHTDNIECLYSENKATYIHTNENRNYLIDHSLEHWYDHLDPEQFFRVNRTFIVHINAIKDIISYTNSRLKLVLYSFTDQEIIVSRERVKDFKNWID, via the coding sequence ATGAATGTTTTAATAATTGAAGATGAAAAACCAGCAGCAAGACGTTTAAATAGAATGTTAGCTGAACTGAATATAGAAGTAAATACAATGTTGCATTCTGTAGAAGAAGCGTTAAATTGGTTTCAAACGAATGAGCATCCTGATTTAATTTTCTTAGATATTCAACTTTCAGATGGTTTGTCGTTTGAAATTTTTGAAGAAATACCAGTAAAGTCTGCCATCATTTTTACTACTGCTTATGATGAATATGCACTTAAAGCATTTAAATTAAACTCTATCGATTATTTATTAAAACCGATTGATGATGAGGAGTTAAAAGTTGCTGTAGATAAGTACAAAGAGCAACAACCAAAAAGTAATAATATTCAGGTTGATATTAACGAAATTAGGAAGCTGTTAATTAATCCAATAGATCGAAAATACAAGAAACGTTTTACGATAAAAATTGGTCAACACATAAAGATTATACATACAGACAATATCGAGTGTTTGTATTCAGAGAATAAAGCTACTTATATACATACAAACGAGAATAGAAATTATTTGATAGACCATTCTTTAGAGCATTGGTACGATCATTTAGATCCAGAACAATTCTTCAGAGTAAATAGAACGTTTATAGTTCATATTAATGCAATAAAAGACATTATATCGTATACAAATTCACGATTAAAGTTAGTCTTATATTCTTTTACTGATCAAGAAATTATTGTGAGTAGAGAACGTGTAAAAGATTTTAAAAATTGGATTGATTAA
- a CDS encoding MFS transporter has translation MKKASTILLIIVLAQFFCTSLWFAGNGVLNDLITVFNLENGSLASLTSSVQFGFIIGTLSFALLNIADRFSPSKVFFVSGLLGAVFNLGIIYPDNNINSLVIFRFLTGFFLAGIYPVGMKIAADHFDKNLGKSLGYLVGALVLGTAFPHFLSFFTTALPWKIVIYSTSGLALLGSLLILICIPDGPFRKKSSSLKLNAIFQVFKKKDFRSAALGYFGHMWELYTFWAFIPVILGIYLDKNPTVNFNISLLSFSIIAIGSLGCILGGYLSLKWKTKKIAMIALAISGLCCLTSSLFFSSPSLIFILFVLIWGFTVIMDSPLFSTLVAKNAPTEIKGTALTIVNCLGYSLTIMSIQTINYLREFIPQEYLFVVLAIGPVFGLLALKQNSKTMAH, from the coding sequence TTGAAAAAAGCTTCAACTATATTATTAATAATTGTTTTAGCTCAGTTTTTCTGTACTTCTTTGTGGTTTGCTGGTAATGGAGTTTTAAATGATTTAATTACTGTTTTTAATTTAGAAAACGGATCATTAGCTAGTCTTACATCATCGGTACAATTCGGATTTATTATTGGAACTTTATCTTTTGCTTTATTAAATATTGCTGATCGGTTTTCTCCTTCAAAAGTATTTTTCGTTAGTGGATTATTAGGAGCCGTTTTTAACTTAGGAATTATTTATCCTGATAATAACATAAATAGCTTAGTAATCTTTCGATTCTTAACCGGATTCTTCTTAGCTGGTATTTATCCTGTAGGAATGAAAATTGCCGCAGATCATTTTGATAAGAACTTAGGAAAATCTTTAGGATATTTAGTTGGTGCACTTGTTTTAGGTACAGCTTTTCCTCATTTTTTATCCTTTTTTACAACAGCTTTACCTTGGAAAATTGTGATTTATAGTACTTCAGGTTTAGCTTTATTAGGGAGTTTACTAATTTTAATATGCATTCCTGATGGTCCTTTCAGAAAAAAAAGTAGTTCTTTAAAACTGAATGCCATTTTTCAAGTTTTTAAAAAGAAAGATTTTCGATCTGCTGCATTAGGATATTTCGGTCATATGTGGGAGTTGTATACTTTTTGGGCTTTTATTCCCGTTATTCTAGGTATTTATTTAGATAAAAATCCAACAGTAAATTTTAATATATCACTGTTATCATTTAGTATTATAGCAATTGGTAGTTTAGGGTGTATTTTAGGTGGTTATTTATCATTAAAATGGAAAACTAAGAAGATTGCCATGATCGCATTAGCAATATCTGGATTATGCTGTCTTACTTCTTCTCTATTCTTTTCTTCTCCTTCACTTATATTTATTCTTTTTGTTTTAATCTGGGGTTTTACAGTAATTATGGATTCTCCTCTTTTTTCAACCTTAGTAGCTAAAAATGCTCCTACAGAAATTAAGGGAACTGCACTTACTATTGTAAACTGTTTGGGATATAGTTTAACAATTATGAGTATTCAAACGATAAACTATTTACGAGAATTTATTCCTCAAGAATATTTATTTGTTGTGTTGGCTATAGGTCCAGTATTTGGATTATTGGCATTAAAACAAAACAGTAAAACTATGGCTCATTAG
- a CDS encoding formimidoylglutamase has product MLQTFSSNTILEFVSLRDGESKLGEHVQTIHNNKNVVEELKATSATFIILGVPEDIGVQMNYGNAGAHTAFIPALQALLNTQQNQFINGNDILILGYLDFLDEVIDFNPEDRNKGNELLKKLDTELSKWISIIVQANKIPIVIGGGHNNSYGNIKGFSEALNQSVNVINLDAHTDLRKLEERHSGNGFSYALQHGFLDKYFMFGLHENYTPQYIFDLIHNNINLEYNMFEEIAVYKSTTFESELQRALNFIAEKPFGIEIDLDCIQSFPSSAMTPSGFSPEEARRVVYFFGKHKSANYLHVCEGAPSLSNEKLATKQVGKYISYLITDFIKSKTN; this is encoded by the coding sequence ATGTTGCAAACATTTTCTAGTAATACCATTTTAGAATTTGTATCACTTAGAGATGGAGAATCTAAACTTGGCGAACATGTTCAAACGATACATAATAATAAAAATGTAGTAGAAGAATTAAAAGCAACTTCTGCTACATTTATCATTTTGGGTGTTCCTGAAGATATTGGTGTACAAATGAACTATGGAAATGCAGGAGCTCACACGGCTTTCATTCCTGCACTACAAGCATTATTAAACACACAACAAAATCAATTTATTAATGGTAATGATATATTGATTCTTGGTTATTTAGACTTTTTAGATGAAGTAATTGATTTTAATCCTGAAGATCGTAATAAAGGAAATGAACTATTAAAAAAGTTAGATACTGAATTATCTAAATGGATTTCTATTATTGTTCAAGCTAACAAAATTCCAATTGTAATTGGTGGAGGACACAATAATTCTTATGGAAATATTAAAGGTTTTTCCGAAGCTTTAAATCAATCGGTAAATGTGATTAACCTTGATGCTCACACCGATCTTAGAAAATTAGAAGAACGCCATAGTGGAAATGGTTTTTCTTACGCTTTACAACATGGTTTTTTAGATAAATATTTCATGTTTGGTTTACATGAAAATTATACACCTCAATATATATTCGATCTTATTCACAATAATATCAATCTTGAATATAATATGTTTGAAGAAATCGCTGTTTACAAAAGCACAACGTTTGAAAGCGAATTACAGCGAGCTTTAAATTTTATTGCTGAGAAACCTTTCGGAATTGAAATTGATCTCGATTGTATTCAATCTTTTCCTAGTAGTGCAATGACTCCTAGCGGATTTTCTCCTGAAGAAGCAAGACGTGTTGTTTATTTCTTTGGTAAGCATAAATCAGCAAACTATTTACATGTTTGTGAAGGTGCTCCTTCATTATCCAATGAAAAATTAGCTACAAAACAAGTAGGAAAATATATCAGTTATTTAATTACTGATTTTATTAAATCGAAAACCAATTGA
- the hutI gene encoding imidazolonepropionase, which translates to MTTLLINIKELIQVREESVKKVSGNEMKKLPTLKNAFLAIKDEKIIDFGLMKDIPSYSAAILIDCKGKMVFPTWCDSHTHIVYAGTREQEFVDRINGLTYEEIAKKGGGILNSAKRLRESSEEELYELTKVRLDEVMRLGTGAIEIKSGYGLTTDAELKMLRVVKRLRDEFDLPIKATFLGAHAFPEEFKENQEAYIDVIINEMLPKVASENLAEFVDVFCETGYFTVAQTEKIIQAAKKVGLQPKVHVNQFTTIGGVEKCVSNDALSVDHLEVLSDDDIKALQGSGTMPVALPSCSYFLSIPYTPARQIIDNNLPLALASDYNPGSTPSGNMNFVVATACIKMKMTPEEAINAATINGAYAMNLSDEVGSITKGKKANFFITKEISSYNFLPYNFGSSVIESVYINGKLV; encoded by the coding sequence ATGACAACCTTATTGATAAATATCAAGGAATTAATTCAAGTTAGAGAAGAAAGCGTTAAAAAGGTTTCTGGTAATGAAATGAAAAAATTACCAACCTTAAAAAATGCTTTTTTAGCTATTAAGGATGAAAAAATAATAGATTTCGGTTTAATGAAGGATATTCCGTCTTATTCTGCTGCTATCTTAATAGATTGTAAAGGTAAAATGGTATTTCCTACATGGTGTGATAGTCACACACATATCGTTTATGCTGGAACAAGAGAGCAAGAATTTGTAGACCGAATTAATGGCTTAACTTATGAAGAAATTGCTAAAAAAGGCGGTGGAATATTAAATTCAGCAAAAAGATTACGAGAAAGTTCTGAAGAGGAATTATATGAGTTAACTAAAGTTAGACTCGATGAAGTGATGCGTTTAGGAACTGGAGCTATAGAAATAAAATCTGGTTACGGTTTAACTACCGATGCTGAACTAAAAATGCTTAGAGTTGTAAAACGACTTAGAGATGAATTTGATTTACCTATTAAAGCAACATTTCTAGGTGCTCATGCTTTTCCAGAAGAATTTAAAGAAAATCAAGAAGCATATATTGATGTAATTATTAATGAAATGTTACCTAAAGTAGCTTCTGAAAACTTAGCTGAATTTGTAGATGTTTTTTGTGAAACAGGATATTTTACTGTTGCTCAAACTGAAAAAATCATTCAGGCAGCTAAAAAAGTAGGATTGCAACCTAAAGTTCATGTAAATCAATTTACAACTATTGGTGGTGTAGAAAAATGTGTTTCTAACGATGCACTTTCTGTTGATCATTTAGAAGTTTTAAGCGATGACGATATTAAAGCATTACAAGGCTCAGGAACTATGCCTGTTGCACTTCCTTCGTGTTCTTATTTCTTAAGTATTCCTTACACACCAGCTCGACAGATTATTGATAACAATTTACCTTTAGCATTAGCTTCAGATTATAATCCGGGTTCTACTCCTTCTGGAAATATGAACTTTGTTGTTGCTACAGCATGTATTAAAATGAAAATGACTCCAGAAGAAGCTATTAATGCAGCAACAATAAATGGTGCGTATGCAATGAACTTATCTGATGAAGTTGGATCGATCACTAAAGGTAAAAAAGCAAACTTTTTTATAACAAAAGAAATCTCATCATATAATTTCTTGCCTTATAATTTCGGATCTAGCGTTATTGAATCTGTATACATAAACGGAAAACTTGTATAA
- a CDS encoding DUF3995 domain-containing protein, producing the protein MTFFIAIICSIILLIISLFHFYWAFGGTFGLDRVIPTNTKQVKVLKAPPILTLLVAFFVLLIFSSYIQVAKIYDFYFLPQWIKTNGLLIFSSIFLLRAIGDFKYVGFFKRIKQTKFAVNDTKFFSPLCLFLALSGYLLLFLN; encoded by the coding sequence ATGACATTTTTTATCGCAATTATATGTAGTATTATATTACTTATTATTTCTTTATTTCATTTCTATTGGGCTTTTGGAGGCACTTTCGGTCTCGATCGTGTCATTCCAACGAATACAAAACAAGTAAAAGTTTTAAAAGCCCCACCAATTTTAACGTTATTAGTTGCGTTTTTTGTATTGCTAATTTTTAGTAGTTATATACAAGTAGCAAAAATCTATGATTTTTACTTTCTGCCTCAATGGATTAAGACAAATGGATTACTAATTTTTTCTTCTATTTTTTTATTGAGAGCTATAGGAGATTTTAAATATGTAGGCTTTTTTAAAAGGATTAAACAAACAAAGTTTGCTGTAAATGACACCAAATTCTTTTCACCATTGTGTTTATTTTTGGCTTTGTCAGGATATCTTCTTTTATTTTTAAACTAG
- a CDS encoding DinB family protein: protein MIPTTEYNPYYTSFITNLETEKSIVENLEAVQEDFEAILRNIPSNKENHAYADGKWTIKELIQHLIDTERIFCYRALCFARNDKTDLPGFDQDLFVINSIAQDRDYKDLLDEMNLLRKGTIQLFKSFRQEDLLKIGSGSGSKISVRALGMVMAGHQKHHLQVIKERYL, encoded by the coding sequence ATGATACCAACTACAGAATACAATCCTTATTATACTTCGTTTATTACAAACTTAGAAACTGAAAAATCGATAGTAGAGAATTTAGAGGCTGTTCAAGAAGATTTTGAAGCTATTTTAAGAAATATACCGTCAAATAAAGAGAATCATGCTTATGCAGATGGTAAATGGACGATAAAAGAATTAATTCAGCATTTAATAGATACAGAACGTATTTTTTGTTACCGAGCTTTGTGTTTTGCAAGAAATGATAAAACCGATTTACCTGGTTTCGATCAAGATTTATTCGTTATTAATTCTATAGCTCAGGATAGAGATTATAAAGATTTACTTGATGAAATGAATTTACTTAGAAAAGGAACAATACAGTTATTTAAAAGCTTTAGACAAGAAGATTTACTGAAAATAGGTTCTGGTTCTGGAAGTAAAATATCTGTTCGTGCTTTAGGAATGGTTATGGCTGGTCACCAGAAACACCATTTACAAGTTATTAAAGAACGTTATTTATAA
- a CDS encoding HAD domain-containing protein, with amino-acid sequence MKKVLILDLDGVLITTPPWKSDTIHIDGYSDFNQNCVSNLNKLFEYADFEIWLSSTRRLRKTLSEFNQIFRNRKIQKEISGFLPVYENCKNRREEVLRFLLDYHINDFIILDDDKSLNSLKDEVKQKLILTELTIGFNSEKLKEALAKLK; translated from the coding sequence TTGAAGAAAGTTTTAATATTAGATTTAGACGGAGTTCTAATTACAACTCCACCATGGAAATCTGATACTATTCACATAGATGGTTATTCTGATTTTAATCAAAATTGTGTATCAAACTTGAATAAACTTTTTGAATATGCTGATTTTGAAATTTGGTTGAGTTCTACTAGAAGATTGAGAAAAACATTATCTGAATTCAATCAAATTTTTAGGAATAGAAAAATTCAAAAAGAAATATCAGGTTTTCTACCAGTCTATGAAAATTGTAAAAATAGGAGAGAAGAAGTTCTGAGATTTCTATTAGATTATCATATAAACGATTTTATAATATTAGATGATGACAAATCTCTTAATAGTTTAAAAGATGAAGTAAAGCAAAAGTTAATATTAACAGAGTTAACTATTGGGTTTAATTCAGAAAAATTGAAAGAAGCTTTAGCTAAACTAAAATAA
- a CDS encoding aldose 1-epimerase family protein yields MITLENDQLQVQIKTAGAELTKIYSKQTQLDYLWNGDEKFWKRHAPILFPIVGKLKEHTYFVNHQKYHLPQHGFARDNEFNVVSNNGNKITFELNYSDKTLEIYPYKFKLHVSYTLIENSIKIKYQVKNEDDKAIYFSIGAHPAFSCPITSETSFSDYYIEFETPETPLQYSLNKTNGLRTINPTEQSLDKIFKLNYELFEDDALIYKNISSKKIALKSNKHEHGLNFLSSDWEYFAFWTKKDAPFICFEPWMGAADLETTNQDFTQKDSIIKLDVDKELEKEYMIELF; encoded by the coding sequence ATGATTACGCTAGAAAACGACCAACTACAAGTGCAAATAAAAACTGCTGGTGCAGAGCTTACTAAAATCTATTCAAAACAAACTCAATTAGATTATTTATGGAATGGTGATGAAAAATTTTGGAAACGCCACGCTCCTATTTTATTTCCTATTGTTGGTAAACTAAAAGAGCATACATATTTCGTAAATCATCAGAAATATCATTTACCTCAGCATGGTTTTGCTAGAGATAATGAATTCAATGTGGTATCTAACAATGGTAATAAAATTACATTTGAACTAAATTATTCTGACAAAACATTAGAAATTTATCCTTATAAATTTAAGCTACACGTTTCTTACACTCTAATAGAAAACTCTATCAAAATTAAGTATCAAGTAAAAAATGAGGACGATAAAGCAATTTATTTCTCAATTGGTGCGCATCCAGCTTTTTCTTGTCCAATTACTTCTGAAACATCTTTTTCTGATTATTATATTGAATTTGAGACTCCTGAAACCCCTCTACAATATTCTTTAAATAAAACTAACGGGTTACGTACTATAAATCCAACAGAACAATCGCTTGATAAAATCTTTAAATTAAATTATGAATTATTTGAAGATGACGCTCTAATTTATAAAAACATTTCCTCTAAAAAGATTGCTCTAAAATCTAACAAACATGAACACGGACTTAATTTTTTAAGTTCAGATTGGGAATATTTTGCTTTTTGGACCAAAAAAGACGCTCCTTTCATTTGTTTTGAACCATGGATGGGAGCTGCTGATCTTGAAACTACCAACCAAGATTTCACTCAAAAAGATAGTATTATCAAATTAGACGTAGATAAGGAACTTGAAAAAGAATATATGATCGAATTATTTTAG
- a CDS encoding nucleoside deaminase, with translation MNTHEEYMSEAVKAALRGMQNNEGGPFGCIIVKDGEIVGRGNNKVTSTNDPTAHAEVTAIRDACKNLGTFQLDGCIVYTSCEPCPMCLGAIYWARPDKVFYGSNQVDAANIGFDDEFIYKEIPLPYEKRSIPFEQVGRDIALEPFQKWTEKDDKIEY, from the coding sequence ATGAATACACACGAAGAATATATGAGTGAGGCAGTAAAAGCTGCTTTAAGAGGAATGCAAAACAATGAAGGAGGTCCGTTTGGATGTATTATTGTAAAAGATGGTGAAATTGTTGGACGCGGTAATAACAAAGTTACATCAACAAATGATCCAACAGCACATGCAGAAGTTACAGCAATTAGAGATGCTTGTAAAAACTTAGGAACTTTTCAATTAGATGGCTGTATTGTTTACACTTCTTGCGAGCCTTGTCCGATGTGTTTAGGAGCAATTTATTGGGCACGTCCGGATAAAGTATTTTATGGTAGTAATCAAGTTGATGCTGCCAATATAGGTTTTGATGATGAGTTTATTTATAAAGAAATTCCGTTACCTTACGAGAAAAGAAGTATTCCTTTTGAACAAGTAGGTAGAGATATTGCCTTAGAACCTTTTCAAAAGTGGACAGAAAAAGACGATAAAATTGAATATTAA
- a CDS encoding NAD(P)/FAD-dependent oxidoreductase, which yields MISKHNTEILILGGGIAGCIAAISLADTYKVTLVDKLIQPTEKVGESLAPATHRILNALGLTLSDSEHKNIFINNLGMQSYWGSDQVQIIDHLRNPDGASKSVDRKKLALYLREKAIEKGVDCFWGLRFFNSSYKYNTWNITCKSDDIKNRTTKVFSSKFVIDATGRGAHFAKSQNIKRTKYDSLISCWLTVPNTTQNTMSTILPDEFGWWYTAVIPNKKRILSYQTDADIIDKSVFKTFNSFSKLIHQNKIVNQFIKDQTNTVEFHGVVSANSTKLNQVVGQQWLALGDAAISFDPLSSQGMFNAMATAMQISDLLKKVNISSNINEEKIAYLSNNYTSQIDSIWNHYLKHKELFYSAETRWKNALFWKRRHENVFVL from the coding sequence ATGATATCAAAGCATAATACAGAAATATTAATTTTAGGTGGCGGCATTGCTGGTTGTATTGCCGCCATTTCTCTAGCAGATACTTATAAGGTTACTCTGGTAGATAAATTAATTCAACCTACCGAAAAAGTTGGTGAATCTTTAGCGCCAGCAACACATCGAATTTTAAATGCACTCGGACTTACACTTAGCGATAGTGAGCATAAAAATATTTTTATCAATAATCTCGGAATGCAATCGTACTGGGGAAGTGATCAAGTACAAATAATAGATCATTTAAGAAATCCTGATGGAGCGTCAAAAAGTGTCGATCGAAAAAAATTGGCTTTGTACTTAAGAGAAAAAGCTATTGAAAAAGGCGTTGATTGTTTCTGGGGATTACGCTTTTTTAATAGTTCTTATAAATATAACACATGGAATATAACTTGTAAGTCTGATGATATAAAAAATCGCACTACGAAAGTTTTCTCTTCAAAGTTTGTTATTGATGCTACAGGAAGAGGAGCACATTTTGCGAAATCTCAAAATATTAAAAGAACAAAATACGATTCGTTAATTTCTTGTTGGCTAACAGTGCCTAACACCACACAAAATACGATGAGTACTATTTTACCAGATGAGTTTGGTTGGTGGTACACTGCTGTAATTCCTAACAAAAAAAGAATTTTATCATACCAAACTGACGCAGATATTATAGATAAAAGTGTTTTTAAAACTTTCAATTCGTTTTCAAAACTCATTCACCAAAATAAAATTGTAAATCAGTTTATCAAAGATCAAACTAATACTGTAGAATTTCATGGTGTTGTAAGCGCAAATTCTACGAAGTTAAATCAAGTTGTTGGTCAACAATGGTTAGCTTTAGGAGATGCTGCAATTAGTTTCGATCCTTTATCTTCTCAAGGAATGTTTAATGCCATGGCAACCGCTATGCAAATAAGCGATTTACTTAAAAAAGTAAATATTTCATCGAATATAAATGAAGAAAAAATAGCTTACCTATCTAATAATTATACCTCGCAAATAGATTCAATATGGAATCATTACTTAAAACATAAAGAACTATTCTATAGTGCAGAAACTCGTTGGAAAAATGCACTTTTTTGGAAAAGAAGACATGAAAATGTATTCGTATTGTAA